TGTAATATGTCACGTGCCAAAGCCAGAAACGACTACAGACAGAGATAAAGTGAGATGAAATGAAGGTTAAGATCTGCAGTATGTGTAGCATATTAACACATAACTACCAGAAGGTTACAGGTAAAGTTAAATGAGGtatgaaaacactgtttttattttcagtggtTACGTTCCGGCTCACCTCCTCAACGTTAATGCTGGACTTTGCACTGGTCTCAAAGAACCTGATGCCATGATCCTTTGCCAGCTGTCAACAACAGACACAAGGTAGGTATAATAAAGACATCCTGCTTCTTATCTTAAGTAAATACAAAGCTGGTACatcaaaaatatgtgtaatacaTGCTCCCTTCCACAAATAACCATTCCCTCTTATATTAAAATAGTAGGAAAAAGTCAACAAAGTGCCCACAATGGTACCACTATTCACTGAATTATCTCTACTACTTTCATACTACTactccaaaatgaaaaatgatacaATAAATAGAGTACAATTAAGTTTCTGTTTGTCTCGTCTCACCTTTTCTCCTGTCTCCTTGGTAACTTTCCGCTTTGCTTCGATGTCGCACTTATTTCCTAGCAACATCTGACTGACCCCGGCTGATGCGTTCTGAGAAAGACAGGAAtgcaattaattgattaggCCAAGTTGAACTGAGTTCACGTGGACTTAGACAAGAATGTTTGCTTCGCGGAAATGCACATTTAAGAAGATGAGATCAAAGGGAGGCAGAGAAGACTTCTTTACATCAAGTCTGAACTGAACAGCCAGTGAGATTCAGAGATAATCACAGCTGCTGCTCAGTGGGGgataaatagaaaattaaataaaaaaatagggTAACAACCATACAGGGTAGCTGGGCAATAACAATGgatctgtatttgttttgacaCGTTCTAGATTTtcataataaacaataataatagataataataaagatCTGTGATACAGATGTTTGCATACTTTTTCAGTTTTGGTCAGAATGTATCATAGTTGAATATGTAGTTTGCATTCTGTGTATGAATACTTTCACATTTCCTAAAAAGTGATAAACAAAATAGGTCATGATTTTCTTTCTACAAACTATTCCAGTTAAAGGGTGAGTTCCCCTTTTGGTATCTAGTCATACTGAGAGTTGAggttttctttgggttttgtacTGCTGATCACacaaacaagacatctgaataCACCACCTTAggctgtgggaaattataacgggcatttttcactattttctgacaatttatggACAGAACAATCAATTActcgagaaaataatctgcaagtttactgataattaaaatagtttAGTTTTCATTAGAACAATTTCTTCTGTAAAAAGAAGCTGGTGGGGCAAAAGGGAAAATGTGGAAAACAGATTTGGGTGAACTGTCTCTTTTACCAGTGATGCAATGACTGATTCCAATAGCTTTGTTACTGCAGAGAGTTAAGACCCATACTCATGACTAATATGGATTCAACTGACTAAGCACTCTTTTTAAGTGTTTCCTGATTATCTTTGCTGTGGCTAAGTGGAAACAGTCTCACTTCTTTGATACTCTTCATCCAGTTCTGAATGTTTTCGAAAGACTTCTCATCTGTGATGTCGTACACCAGGATGATGCCCtgacagagagagcgagagagagagagagagagaaagagagagagagagagagagaggggggattTAAGCAGTCAGTCAGAGGTACACAGAGCGCACAAAGGGAGCAATGATGTCAGCCTGATTATCCAGTCTGCTTGTTCTGCAGGCGTCCTGTGCTCACCATGGCTCCTCTGTAGTAGGCTGTCGTAATGGTCTTGAACCTCTCCTGCCCTGCTGTGTCCCTGCACAAagcacacacattcaaatctaAAAAAACGTGCACTGATGCATggactttaaaatacaaaaaaaagtggTCTAAAGAAAGTCTGAgatgcttttaatgtaaatcaattaaaaagaCAGTATAGCATGAGAAAAAAGGTCACTCTTATATGACATGAAGTGACTCTGGGTGGTGGCCATGTGTAATGAATATCTGGACATTAAACCCTGTCATAAAGTGCTGATTTGGAGAACAAGAGGGAggttcctccttcctctctggcAGGCAGAGTGCAAAAGAACATGAGTTAAAGGACGAGCTCAATTTTTCAAGCaccaaaacaacagtcaggtgtccatatggacactgaaagaggttttcctcgctgtaatcattcctcctgttcatactggctgttaaaagatcttcttcaaatgtgctttcattgtAAGTGATAGAAGACAAAATCCagagtgtgtccacacagtcattttatgaaaaaatgtatttacaggtTTATCTGAGTCTAAGTGAGTCATATCAAGTGAATAACTTTCACATTTACAGTGTCTTTcgcataaaattccctctttgtgtttgctcggacagtgttttcctgttgagctgcggtggtagtatagtaaaaaaaaaaaaagggactttggcacttgaaagatatctgcttgatttgactaatttggacgtgtttcaatgttcattctggcacctaactgttgttttaagacagacttgaaaaactgtgagcCCATCCTTTGACGTGAATGTTATCTTCCTCATCAAATCACAAAGCAAGGCCTTTCCAGACAAGTCAGAGGAACTGTCATCTCTTACCAGACTTGTagtttcactttctttccaTCCACCTCAATGGTTTTAACTTTAAAGTCAATGCCTAGGAGACGACAAGAGGACAGGAAAAAGAGTTAAATACCTCAGATATGAACAAAAGACACACCCAcccaggcacacacacattgctgagTAGCATATATAGGTCACTCTCAGCTGGGTGGAGACTGATTCATAATCATTTCCACTGTGACCCCTCAGTGCTCTCTACTCCTTCTGCACACTGTATTcgggttttgttttttgcctggGTTTCCTGCTGGATGGGcaagctgacagacagacggacagacagacagacagacagacagattgcAAGGGGCAGAAGAGAAGGGGGTTGTCCTGTGCAAAACTGTGCATGCCAGACAGCCAACCATTCTTCTGGGAAACGTAGAGATGGTAAAAGAGATAGGAATGAGGGTGGGTGGACCTTCTGAGAGCCAATTGAGAAGAATGAGATCTGAGGGAGAGATGGGGGAGAGAGGGTCAGAGGGAAGAGACAGCACTCACATTCAACGaggataagaaaaaaagaaaagaaaaaaagcaaagataagAGAAAGTTTGGGAAAAAGGggaagaagaagtgaaagaaCACAGGCTAGTTGAGGCATGAAAGCGGTCTGAGAAACCAGTTTGTACAGTGGCCCGTATCAAATAGAGGAAGAATGAAATGTCAGCATTCAACAAACATTTGTCTTACTCATATCCCCGAGTTACACGAGTAACAGAGAAGCCAATCATAAGCTGGCGCAGAAATGTCGCAGGCTATTAGGGAAACATTACTCTGTAACAACGTACCGATGGTTGAAATGTAAGTGGAGTTGAAATTGTCCTCAGCAAAGCGAATGATCAGACATGTTTTGCCCACTCCGCTGTCCCCGATGAGTAACAGTTTGAAGAGGAAATCATACTTTTTCGCCATGATTGGTGCTGTTCTTCAGAGTTGAAGCAGAACTCAAAGGGGGTAAAAGTTGTGGCTGGATCCTTTTCATCGACTCAAGGCTTTCACTCTTGATTACAATTTCCTCTGTGATTAAAATACAGcagggttttaaaaaaaaagttgtaacgAGTGgatcctctttttcttttttccccctcacagACTTGTCACCGGTAAATTCCGATCCCCCTCAGTGCCTCTGTGCTCTGTTTGGACAGAGCTgctggataaaaaaaattacactaACATCCAAAGTTGACCAGTCCACTGCAGATCAGCGTTCATCACCAAAACTATTCACATGTTATTTTACTTTCAGCCAAGAGTCAGTGTCTCTCCGTTTACAAACATACCCGGGTGGCTACGTGTTTTTTCtgcctcccaaaaaaaaaaaaaaaaaaaaaaagttgctgtcGGCCCAGATCCCAGATCCGCTGAAAGGCTACGTAGAGTGGGAGTGCTTCATGGGAGTAACGGCGCAGACTTGCAGGCACGCAGCACCGACACTAGATGGCGCCGTTTGATCAGCTAAAGCAGCACTTTTTCACGTCtaggacccctaaactgacacaattttgaccacggacccccatttaataagattttgtcccagggtcccccatctggtaggatttttgcttttaggtgttttattacagaaagtgtatgaaacccatggccaaaatagtcatacattctgtcattgtgtaaTTTATGGAAggattatagtgaaaataaattattcccctttttgctggaaccccctcaaggacctCTGAGGGTACCTGGACctcactttgagaaccactgagcTAAAGAATAACATTCCTATGATACACCTGAGGAGACAGTCAGTTTGTGGTACTCACAAAAATTATATACATTTTCTCACAGCAGTATCTGCTTtatttaaagtccccttccactcagaaaaatgtttttcttcttgttccttctgttggatgtttgagcttcactgtgcagaatgatgtatgtgtagagtttgacactagaaggctgttttcacactcatctgctgaaagtggaaagtttctctgtgttcagtgaaaatcagattttaaggtgtgggcctatgagcaggatttgtgacatcacaactagtatAAAGCCAATTCAGGTCCAATATTCAacatacacaagtgtgatgtggagacttgaagcataaacactgagaacagactttacagtgaagttgcagttaaacttctgaaatcaaatatatttgcatatttatagatttttaacaagggagaaggagtagatgtaatttaaggatttttaagTAAATTACTACTTAATTTGCAGATGAAGagtttacatacaaaatatataattacctattaaacaaaaaagatgatgcattgttatagcTGGAAATATCCCACAGTATATAAAGCCTTTAAATTATTGTAGCTTCAACTAAAAATTTTCCAATAGCACAGGTTTCCAAtgcattacttttacttttaatagcttgagaatatttatttaatatttattttctgcagtGATAGCTGTTAATTACATCTTAAAATCCCTGTCTGTGTtgatggaaacaaaaacaccagTTAGCTCTGATATGTAAATGATTTACAGTACCCCGTCATCATTTCAGCCCTGAAGTTTCAGTCTAACCTGCGCCACCTACAGGCCAGGTAAGAAACATCTCAGCTCATTGTGACACTTCTGCCACCTGCAGGCAATCAATGTTAACTGcaggctttaaaaataaatctgtaattttacatttaaacattattCTAAAAGTAAGTCTTGTTTACCGGAGCATGTTGTGCTTTGAGTGctgtatatacatttttaattataaatttgtagtttttaacaggCTAACTGTAGTTTAATGGTAGAATAGTTCATGGCGAGCTCTTCTTCTCCAAACAAGCAAGActtaaatactaaataaatgataaaaatataaacagataacaaaaaaataactataCATCTTTTCAAAAGTGGTGATTTAACCACAAGTTTTATCGATTATATGAGTTCATCCACAAATCAGAAACGGGTGTAACACACttatgcacatttttaaaacactttatcAAATAGGTggttaattatttatttatttattttattttatttttttttacagaatcaCAGATTGAAAACaccatatatttaaaaaaaaacaaacaaaaaaaacaaaaacaaaaaacatttatgccAGTAAGTTTCCCTCCCCGGGTGTTTGCTCATCAGCCAACAGTTTCCGGTTTATCGTCAGTGTGACTTTTTCCGGTCAGAGTCCAAACACGCAGACATGCCAGTAAGTAACATCACGGCTTTTACAGTCGCCATCGATCGATGAAAAGTGTTTTGACAGTGAGAATATAATGTGTtgttaaattgtgttttgtttctgatgttttcaaCGTTTTGATGTCGctgttatttaaatgtaaagatcTGTGAGCGGACGTAACGTTAATATGGCGGAACACGTGTAGCGACAGCGGCGCACGTTGCTAGTCGgtacaaaaatatatagttaTTTAAACAATATACTGTTACATTTAACATCTGATGTTGTAGATGACTTCATGTCAGTATGGTGGTTATAGCTGGTCAAACCCGGCACCAGCTTCAACATAAAAACTGcgtatttaattaaaattggCTGCGTTGGTTATCAGTCACGTGTTCGTTTCTTTTGGAGGATCAAACTTTCCTAAATTAGACCTAAATAACGTTTTATCTTCTGTAATTAATCACTAAAAGATTCATGTGTAAATCTGCGCACAgattcatataaaataaataaaacgttTAACTATTATTATAAGTATTTTAAGTCttataattgtatttttgaaaatgatatattgttaattatattattgtatatagTAGTGTAGTACAGTGTAGGGCTGGGCAGtattacaatatttttgaccaaacaCTTCGATATCGGTATtgcgacaatattgtagggatgactgttggtgctttcacaaaatacttacacaatgagatttttgataatcATCAGTTATGTAAATATAATGGCTAAGTGGGTAaaagcaaataatagaacaacTAGAACAGTCTAAGtttagaaaattacatcactttactctaatgcagcctttaaaaccaggaaatattgatataatatcgaTATTTTTCCCAGCCCTACTATAATAAATGTAGTATATAGATGTTATATTAGcatattaataattatattattactatGTTAGTATTaatgataaattaataatacaatAGTATTATAATAGTTATACAGTTCATAATAGATTGCAAATCCGTAGGCATGGATTCATAAATCGAGGATGGTTTATAAACTGTGCACACATATTTCTAAACACATGgatctttcttttttgtcagcTGACCCCAGAAGGGCTCCAGAAATCACTTTAATAACTCTGGgaatattttgtctttcttaattttaccatatttactttcattttaaaggTGTGTAGTAAATTGATTCTGATCTTTGTCTAGTGTTGTAAGATCGACATAAACTGGAAgttgactaaaactgaaactcatTATGTTAGAATAAACTGGAAgttgactaaaactgaaactcattatgttgaaataaactggaagttgactaaaactgaaactcatTATGTTAGAATAAACTGGAAattgactaaaactgaaactcatTATGTTAGAATAATAGAAAACGCCCtggataaaatgaaaatatcaataTAGACTGACATTcatctgttgtctgtttcttttcagcTTGCAAAGGATCTGCTGCATCCCAGCTCTGAGGATGAAAAGAGGAGACACAAGAAAAAACGTCTCGTCCAGAGTCCTAATTCATATTTTATGGATGTCAAATGTCCAGGTgagtttgtttacgtagcaaAGCCCCAGACTTTGATCATAATTGGCATCATAAACACTggaacaaagtaaaaaaaaaaaaatattacaactttgtGATAAAGTAGTGGCATTTCATTTGAGTAAAAAGGAGACAATAATTATAGTCAAccattactttttatttttgatattttaataggctacattttttttatacagaatatacttgatattgaaatttaaaatgaaccCTAAATGCAATTAAACCTTAACTGAGTGTAATTCAGTTttgattttgatcattttatgtGTAAAGGGTTTGAGTCCCTCTTCCGCATCTACATTTGCCTTTATGTGTTGCCCTTTCATTGCTTTCTTAGTGACAGGGGTGTCAAATAAGGCATACAGTGACACTTGTGGCTGTCTGTGAAGTGAGTTTTAACTGACTCGTTTTAACAAACCGCTGCAAGGACACAAATAATTGAGTACAGAAATGTTGGCAGGAGGCTGTTGTTCACTGTATCACAGTTTCACAGCTGTCCCATCCAAtgatctgtttgtgtgtgtgtgtgtgtgtgtgtgtgtgtgtgtgtgtgtgctgtttgcaggatgctACAAGATCACCACAGTGTTCAGTCACGCTCAGACTGTAGTGCTTTGTGTCGGCTGTTCCACAGTCCTCTGCCAGCCTACAGGAGGGAAAGCTCGTCTGACAGAAGGTACAGAACACAGTTATATTCTGCATAGTGAAGAAAATTGTTAACCTTCGTCTTGTGTGTACACATGCATGTACTAATAATAGATAATTCATGACTTTTAAGTGTACTGCCGTTTAATACCATATGACAAAAGGCATCACATGTCCCTGCACAAGCCCAAAAACTAAGACCCAAATCAGACCCTGACTGGTAACCTGACCTGAAACCAACCAAAGCTATTGATGTGTCCCATGTGCATACTAATCCATATTGTTTCCTGCAGGTGGTATGTAAGAAATCAACATACTTAACTGTTTAATACTAACAGACAATAATATACAATGGGGGACCTCAAAATTCCTGGAATTGTGAAACTGTCATTATAAATCTTTCAGTAGTACCTTTCTAATCCCCTTCAAAGTAGTCTCTTTGAAATGCGATACACTAATCCCAGCGCTTGTCCCATTCCTGTAAATATTTCCTGCAGTCATCTTTTGTCACCATGTACAGAGACTTCTGTGTTTCTACTTGGATGTCTTCCACCATAGCATCTTCTTCATTTCAGTCACAATTTATGTATCACAAAGCTGTAGGCGCACACCCTACTCCCAATGCTATCGATGGCTTTTTGGGTCCAGTAAATTAAACTTAAAGAAACGGCAAAACActtttccaaaaactattttttttgttttgttttccgaGGTGTTTCAAGAGGATCcacagttgttttattttctctaattTCCTATGTATCCTGCACTGTAGGAGAACAGTGTACATCAACAGTCAAACTTTAAGTGTTTTTGAGTATACTTAATTTTCTACACACTACATCCTTAAAACCAGTGTTGGTATGTAGTATGGATTTTGGACACAGcttatatttttgttgtaattttgtttAAATGGACGCAGATAATAGacatataaagagaaaaaagaaaatcaaattttaaatgagttacattacattacaaagtAATTAAACCTGAGCCCAGGCTCAAAGCTTTGTACAATAAACTTTCCCTAAACCTGGTGCTTTGTCGGGATCCGTTTGCGTCTGGTGGCAGAGCTTTACTGTACAATACACATGTGACACGTGAATATTTGCCTTTGTGTTGCCCTCTCATTGTATTCTTCATGAACAGGGTGTCAACTAAGGCATACATTGATTCTTGTGGTTGTGACAGAAATTCATCATCACTGATCCATTTCTACACAGTCAACTGCAAGCACAAATAAGATGTTTTTCAGTCACACAGACGTGATCGGACTTTGAAC
The sequence above is drawn from the Thunnus maccoyii chromosome 10, fThuMac1.1, whole genome shotgun sequence genome and encodes:
- the rab13 gene encoding ras-related protein Rab-13 yields the protein MAKKYDFLFKLLLIGDSGVGKTCLIIRFAEDNFNSTYISTIGIDFKVKTIEVDGKKVKLQVWDTAGQERFKTITTAYYRGAMGIILVYDITDEKSFENIQNWMKSIKENASAGVSQMLLGNKCDIEAKRKVTKETGEKLAKDHGIRFFETSAKSSINVEESFLALARDILQKSNKKPGPTGREVKITSTTEKKSSKCVLL
- the rps27.2 gene encoding 40S ribosomal protein S27.2 isoform X2, producing MPLAKDLLHPSSEDEKRRHKKKRLVQSPNSYFMDVKCPGCYKITTVFSHAQTVVLCVGCSTVLCQPTGGKARLTEGCSFRRKQH
- the rps27.2 gene encoding 40S ribosomal protein S27.2 isoform X1, which produces MKSVLTLAKDLLHPSSEDEKRRHKKKRLVQSPNSYFMDVKCPGCYKITTVFSHAQTVVLCVGCSTVLCQPTGGKARLTEGCSFRRKQH